In a genomic window of Roseiflexus castenholzii DSM 13941:
- a CDS encoding site-2 protease family protein codes for MRWSFRIAQVAGIDIKIHLTFFLIVILGAIAGGASYGAVGAAFGALLILLLFLCVTLHELGHGIAARAFGIPVREIILLPLGGLALLGRNPSKAWHELVIAAAGPLVNVIIAAVLLLVTGTALAFGIFDLNTLEIGRGAFPAPSIQGLTLWLLQANVLLVLFNMIPAFPLDGGRILRSVLAMIIGFRRATRIATFLGQGIAIVLGILGILSGNFLLALVAVFIFLGAGQENAEGQARTMLDTMRVGDAYNRHALTLDIGDRVSKVVDYILTSYQPDFAVMQNSRLIGIVTREDVLRALASDTRDLYVTGIMQREFVRVPASATLDEVRQVMSAQGTRVVAVYEGEVYLGLVSIEDISEAYAVLSYLERQQEARRAQMARDAT; via the coding sequence ATGAGATGGTCATTTCGCATTGCACAGGTCGCCGGCATCGACATCAAGATTCATCTGACGTTCTTTTTGATCGTCATTCTTGGCGCTATCGCTGGCGGAGCATCATATGGCGCAGTCGGCGCAGCATTCGGCGCATTGCTGATCCTGTTGCTGTTTCTCTGTGTGACACTCCACGAATTGGGGCACGGTATTGCGGCGCGCGCCTTCGGCATCCCGGTGCGCGAGATCATTCTGTTGCCGCTCGGCGGTCTGGCATTGCTGGGGCGCAATCCGTCGAAGGCATGGCACGAACTGGTCATCGCCGCCGCCGGACCACTGGTGAATGTCATCATCGCCGCTGTGCTGCTGCTGGTGACGGGAACGGCGCTGGCCTTCGGCATTTTTGACCTGAACACACTGGAGATTGGGCGTGGTGCGTTTCCGGCGCCGTCGATCCAGGGGTTAACGCTCTGGCTGTTGCAGGCAAATGTGTTGCTGGTGCTCTTCAACATGATCCCGGCGTTTCCGCTCGATGGCGGGCGCATTCTGCGCTCGGTACTGGCGATGATCATCGGTTTTCGCCGCGCTACGCGCATTGCGACGTTCCTCGGTCAGGGGATTGCTATTGTTCTTGGCATTCTGGGTATTCTCAGCGGCAACTTTTTGCTGGCGCTCGTCGCCGTGTTCATCTTTCTCGGCGCCGGGCAGGAAAATGCCGAGGGGCAGGCGCGCACAATGCTCGACACTATGCGCGTCGGTGATGCATACAATCGGCATGCCCTCACGCTCGATATTGGCGACCGTGTGAGCAAGGTGGTCGATTATATTCTGACCAGTTATCAACCCGACTTCGCCGTTATGCAGAATAGTCGTCTGATCGGTATTGTGACGCGCGAAGATGTGCTGCGTGCCCTGGCGAGCGACACGCGCGATCTGTACGTCACCGGCATTATGCAACGTGAGTTTGTGCGCGTCCCAGCGAGCGCCACTCTCGATGAGGTGCGCCAGGTGATGAGCGCGCAGGGTACGCGCGTTGTGGCAGTGTATGAAGGAGAAGTCTACCTGGGGCTAGTCAGTATCGAGGACATTTCCGAGGCTTACGCCGTCCTATCGTATCTGGAACGCCAACAAGAAGCGCGCCGCGCTCAAATGGCGCGTGACGCAACGTAG
- a CDS encoding substrate-binding domain-containing protein — MTSAITLGCVLNDARFTFWSILRHGVRARAADHGVTVIDQDARTVEAQVEMVADLLRRRVHALILGPARETRAFAQHLELARLARVPVIEVDGGILEGYVSATVRSDERQGLMRIAELLTARLGEQLCIALIAGPHNHRADILADALRQWPRIRIMAQAVGDWTRESGRNLTEEWLRAGQPIDAIFAANDPMALGAVDALKAQNLAGKVVVVGFDGLPEALRAIHSGHMLATVNQEPLRIGRQAVDVALQALRGVPVERQIFTPGELITCDNVTESALSALDLLPGIMHDLIESNAERQKLQDEIIAAQRSTIRELSTPIIPLDARTLIVPLIGAIDSTRAAQMTHAILEAIEERRADDVIIDITGIAVIDTGVANHLVQTAQAAALLGAHVTLAGMSPEVAQTIVQLGVKLGQLTTCSNLQTALELVRRRHHRWRRRMFTGMIA, encoded by the coding sequence GTGACATCTGCCATTACACTTGGTTGTGTTCTCAACGACGCTCGTTTTACCTTCTGGTCGATTCTGCGCCACGGTGTACGCGCGCGCGCAGCGGACCACGGTGTGACCGTCATTGATCAGGACGCGCGAACGGTTGAAGCACAGGTCGAGATGGTTGCCGATCTCCTGCGGCGACGGGTGCATGCGCTGATCCTGGGACCGGCGCGCGAGACGCGCGCGTTTGCCCAGCATCTTGAACTGGCGCGGTTGGCGCGCGTGCCGGTTATCGAGGTCGATGGCGGGATCCTTGAGGGGTATGTCAGTGCAACGGTTCGCTCCGACGAGCGTCAGGGACTGATGCGCATTGCCGAGTTGCTCACGGCGCGCCTGGGTGAACAGTTGTGCATCGCCCTTATCGCCGGTCCGCACAACCATCGCGCCGATATTCTGGCGGATGCGCTGCGCCAATGGCCGCGTATTCGGATAATGGCGCAGGCAGTCGGCGACTGGACGCGCGAAAGCGGCAGGAATCTGACAGAAGAATGGCTGCGCGCCGGTCAACCGATCGATGCCATCTTTGCCGCCAATGATCCCATGGCGCTTGGCGCGGTTGATGCGCTCAAGGCGCAGAACCTGGCGGGGAAGGTCGTTGTCGTCGGTTTCGATGGCTTGCCGGAAGCGCTGCGCGCCATTCACAGCGGCCACATGCTGGCAACGGTCAATCAGGAGCCGCTGCGTATCGGACGTCAGGCGGTGGATGTGGCGCTCCAGGCACTGCGCGGCGTTCCGGTCGAACGGCAGATTTTCACACCCGGCGAGTTGATCACGTGCGACAATGTGACCGAATCGGCGCTGAGCGCGCTTGATCTGCTTCCCGGTATCATGCACGATCTCATCGAAAGTAATGCCGAACGACAGAAGTTGCAGGACGAAATTATTGCTGCGCAGCGCTCGACCATTCGGGAATTATCAACGCCGATCATTCCACTCGATGCGCGCACGCTTATTGTTCCCCTGATCGGCGCGATTGACAGCACCCGCGCTGCGCAGATGACCCACGCGATCCTTGAAGCGATTGAAGAGCGGCGCGCCGATGATGTTATCATCGACATTACCGGGATTGCAGTCATTGATACCGGCGTTGCCAATCACCTGGTGCAGACGGCACAGGCAGCCGCTCTGCTCGGCGCGCATGTCACCCTGGCAGGAATGTCGCCGGAAGTTGCGCAGACGATTGTGCAGTTGGGGGTCAAACTCGGTCAGTTGACCACATGCAGTAACTTGCAGACGGCGCTCGAACTCGTGCGTCGCCGCCATCACCGATGGCGGCGACGCATGTTCACGGGAATGATCGCGTGA
- a CDS encoding SH3 domain-containing protein, with translation MPPVMRSDDWDRLFAPNAPKRGGPLRALIHIVVVTLLLGALAVGGMWLVGQRQQQAERLAATATAYAGTIVPQLTSVAGATQTVEAQGTATRIALRTATAQAAVGPTGTPDPGIGSGEVVRGGNLRREPRVAPETIVGLIYPGDRITFLERRRVGDQVWFRIRVDQPAVDRSGEGVPAGTEGWASALLLSPLP, from the coding sequence GTGCCCCCCGTGATGCGCTCCGATGACTGGGACCGACTGTTTGCGCCAAATGCTCCAAAGCGCGGTGGTCCGCTGCGTGCGCTGATCCATATTGTTGTTGTGACGCTCCTGCTGGGGGCGCTGGCGGTCGGAGGGATGTGGCTCGTCGGTCAGCGTCAGCAGCAGGCGGAACGTCTGGCGGCGACGGCAACTGCATATGCGGGGACAATCGTGCCGCAATTGACCAGCGTCGCCGGAGCGACGCAAACGGTTGAGGCGCAGGGAACGGCAACCCGCATTGCGTTGCGCACTGCGACCGCACAGGCGGCGGTCGGTCCAACCGGTACGCCCGATCCGGGCATTGGCAGCGGCGAGGTCGTCCGTGGCGGCAATCTGCGTCGCGAGCCGCGCGTTGCCCCCGAAACCATCGTCGGGTTGATCTATCCGGGAGACAGGATTACCTTTCTGGAGCGGCGCAGGGTTGGCGATCAGGTCTGGTTTCGGATTCGGGTCGATCAACCGGCGGTGGATCGTTCTGGCGAAGGCGTTCCGGCCGGAACGGAGGGATGGGCATCGGCGCTGCTGCTCTCACCACTCCCCTGA